The Petrocella atlantisensis genome has a window encoding:
- a CDS encoding macro domain-containing protein → MPFEIVRNDITKMHVDAIVNPTNSKLFGTAGVDGAIHKIEGPRLKEETSQIGDIAPGESILTKAYNLPSANIIHTVGPVWKNGTNGEEGILKSCYKNSLELAKENRFESIAFPLISSGSYGFPKDIALTVAVSTIGEFLLFNEMTVYLVVYDRKSYQLSESLYASVDAYIDDNYIDAHILRRRGREQERTDYFLSDVDLSESISNVSHKQVNSSKKNLEDVIKHLDETFSEMLLRLIDEKGLMDPEVYKKANVTKQTFSKIRNNSKYNPTKPTILAFAIALELNLDIAKDLLLKSGYALSKSNRFDVIISYFIESENYNIYEINEVLFAYEENLLGV, encoded by the coding sequence ATGCCTTTTGAAATAGTAAGAAATGATATTACAAAAATGCACGTTGACGCTATTGTGAATCCTACAAACTCTAAATTATTTGGTACCGCTGGCGTAGATGGTGCTATTCATAAGATTGAAGGACCAAGACTTAAAGAGGAAACTTCACAAATTGGTGATATTGCTCCAGGTGAAAGTATTTTAACAAAAGCTTACAATCTACCTTCGGCAAATATTATTCATACTGTTGGACCGGTTTGGAAGAACGGAACTAATGGAGAAGAAGGCATTCTCAAAAGTTGCTATAAGAATTCACTTGAATTGGCAAAAGAAAATAGATTTGAAAGTATTGCATTTCCATTAATATCTTCAGGATCTTATGGATTTCCTAAAGATATTGCATTGACCGTAGCTGTTAGTACTATTGGGGAGTTTCTCCTTTTTAATGAGATGACTGTATATCTGGTTGTTTATGATAGGAAATCTTATCAGCTATCTGAGAGTCTTTATGCTTCAGTAGATGCATATATTGATGACAATTATATTGATGCACATATACTGCGCAGAAGAGGTAGGGAACAAGAACGAACCGATTACTTTTTGTCCGATGTGGATTTATCAGAATCAATTAGTAATGTGAGCCATAAGCAAGTAAATAGTAGCAAAAAAAATCTTGAGGATGTTATAAAACATTTGGATGAAACCTTTTCAGAAATGTTACTTAGACTTATTGACGAAAAAGGATTAATGGATCCAGAAGTATATAAAAAAGCCAATGTTACAAAACAGACATTTTCTAAGATAAGAAATAATAGTAAATATAATCCAACCAAGCCAACAATTTTGGCATTTGCAATTGCCTTGGAGTTAAATCTTGATATAGCAAAGGACTTATTGCTAAAATCAGGATATGCTTTGTCCAAAAGTAACCGATTTGATGTGATAATTAGTTATTTTATTGAATCAGAGAACTATAATATTTATGAAATCAACGAGGTGCTTTTTGCCTATGAAGAAAATCTTCTAGGTGTTTAG
- a CDS encoding DUF6063 family protein, which translates to MESMKSAIRIFKLLIQNGELNKKDNFDLYSSFIDSNVQEILELFEDEFECKFLNFDDMVYLVPKLDGFILGKKPSEFRQYFGSNATQKDVFLGYYIIMYIFYEFYSGANRDPKKVDFIQINHLISKLDERFIRLESLDEEATEDLEEEYMINIQSSVKLWNVLFTDHETKQKTKYNVIRKVCKILEDQKLAYVVEDQIRTTAKLDTLMRQYYLHADRLASINRAFEEGAL; encoded by the coding sequence ATGGAATCAATGAAATCAGCAATAAGAATATTTAAATTATTGATACAAAATGGTGAACTAAACAAAAAGGATAATTTTGATTTGTACAGTTCATTTATTGATAGTAATGTCCAAGAAATCTTGGAGTTATTTGAGGATGAATTTGAGTGTAAATTTTTAAATTTTGATGATATGGTATATCTTGTACCAAAACTCGACGGATTTATTTTGGGAAAGAAGCCATCTGAGTTTCGACAATATTTTGGTAGTAATGCCACTCAAAAAGATGTGTTTCTGGGATATTATATAATTATGTATATTTTTTATGAATTCTATAGTGGAGCAAATAGAGATCCGAAAAAAGTTGATTTTATTCAAATTAATCATTTGATATCAAAATTGGACGAACGATTTATACGATTAGAATCTCTAGATGAGGAAGCGACTGAGGATTTAGAAGAAGAATATATGATTAATATCCAATCATCTGTAAAATTATGGAATGTGTTATTTACGGACCACGAAACCAAACAGAAAACAAAATATAACGTTATACGTAAAGTATGTAAAATTCTTGAAGATCAAAAATTGGCTTATGTTGTTGAAGATCAAATCAGGACGACAGCCAAATTAGATACTTTGATGAGACAGTATTATTTGCACGCAGATAGATTGGCAAGTATCAATCGTGCATTTGAGGAAGGAGCGTTGTAA
- a CDS encoding coiled-coil domain-containing protein — protein MPKINRIRITNFSYNNNQRHIIDEIFDFYDGENALLSLANGGGKSVLVQTILQAIVPKTKLLGRSFSDFFIGKRDPAYIMIEWLLDDEAGFLLTGIGVSPSNNYNPNVDEENLNLRFYTFFHHYEDGNKYDIKHIPVTEGMNNGIVITGYNDFKKLIVNESNKGKYDISCYNSSKDEQKEYERKLNRYSISRNEWKELMVNINQAEHGVSEVFAQCRSSRQVMEQWIIKYIEKVLDKSSETNVSDHQKLEEMMIQVATAEVENETFIQEYESIEKFRIDLKTIEDEAKDICDLIDVEAEKKKELASTYHFFSNKMNEMADAEVQLKSDISHGKAEVEHIELEKKSYEIYLVEDAIKKSKEELECIQEQLEDVNSKMEKQQYEFNLQQGAREYEVIEEKLQEKAEKLQMMKNATKDQEELLKELNRIEYSLKCFYSHEIEAIDNEMKNFAIELKNFVTRKEELVKLTKQKNEQKSELNSDKGELKAKTEEFYRYEKKVYSELGINFNRNPLLNELNQDDIDKKIRDFNNEHSILESDYTNCKENLEQSYKQTEIVKVNQSSLNMKLMNIKEERSTNENLINQYEEKKNAIRTIISTYCQNEGSVFDQVTILTRLRKQYAQWNQKAITSEMEINEISKMINGLKEGISYLPTTLIHLLKNNDLDIFTGEQYLRELSSADREKIISLNSLLPYGLIVTEKERQIIEELTENKDISQLIPLFSHSDKETRIELGGNQILSNPSLLKYDEDALRAHIDKIEKQKEQLAVEKSAAVKSAECYLSLINSVESFKFTKEYEKELYYIRDEIANKIEKNVIEQEECQNLMNQLTQDIDVLKEKQQQIETGINKWKVNINLLNEYIEKNKQFVKELESLNQIMSLIETIDKGIKKLSDELILVEKMINDVNVKHSLKDVNLKDVKKKYELYQNSVEDVIINEMESELEGRLKACKAKITDNVEQINEQLQKIQKDIDRSNHNLERYGLNFADVRDIRYSEIIEKELHNQIIELKREKEKQDKTSNEIDKKISGFDAVKNEKYKRLNGSTIIDKSEIKGDFDERQLKLNKHIDLLIIEVDLLLSKKSLLSNMNTLIGAKVDNISKIQYNSEVSIQIDENTESKIRELISQFIGATIKTSRLIGDFEKTCKKVKDSYLDIVAGTVQEAIKGIYTQIDNLERSYDKYYYLTERIAFYDELLGNTMKLMQTKIDQLVHSKNDLIEHAYLEAKNVYDEIPKVVDNSSIEIDGAKKKILDIQYDKIQSDEIAKERIKDHILICLDSITHEIKNNEDESRIRKNVIKILSTKELLNIISNLENFKVKAYKVDINEKNRKMMSWEDLIVKNSGGEKFVAYFSLLVALISYSRKNTHNIDLFKKKEESKVLIMDNPFGPITSGHLLKPMFDIAKKYNTQLICLSDIKEGAVINSFNLVYNIKIRQNMMRQEYLDIEENNFADLKTNEKLEKAYLYSKSTQMSLLDE, from the coding sequence ATGCCTAAGATAAACAGAATCAGAATAACAAACTTTTCATACAATAATAACCAAAGACATATTATTGATGAAATCTTCGATTTTTATGATGGTGAAAATGCTTTGCTTAGTCTTGCTAATGGTGGAGGAAAATCAGTATTAGTACAAACAATTTTACAGGCGATTGTACCTAAAACGAAATTGTTGGGGCGTTCTTTTAGTGATTTCTTTATTGGGAAAAGAGACCCAGCATATATTATGATTGAATGGTTATTAGATGATGAGGCAGGTTTTTTGTTAACAGGAATAGGTGTTTCACCGAGTAACAATTATAATCCAAATGTGGATGAAGAAAACTTGAATCTGAGATTTTATACATTTTTTCATCACTATGAAGATGGTAATAAGTATGATATTAAGCACATACCAGTAACTGAAGGCATGAATAACGGAATTGTTATCACGGGATATAATGATTTTAAGAAATTAATTGTTAATGAATCAAACAAAGGAAAATATGATATTAGTTGTTACAATTCTTCAAAAGATGAGCAAAAAGAATATGAAAGAAAGCTGAATAGATATAGTATTTCGAGAAATGAATGGAAAGAATTAATGGTCAATATCAACCAAGCAGAACATGGTGTTTCGGAAGTGTTTGCTCAGTGCAGAAGTTCAAGACAGGTAATGGAACAATGGATAATTAAATATATTGAGAAGGTTTTGGATAAATCATCTGAAACAAATGTGTCAGATCATCAGAAACTTGAAGAAATGATGATCCAGGTGGCAACAGCTGAAGTAGAAAATGAGACTTTTATTCAAGAATATGAATCTATTGAGAAATTCCGAATAGACTTGAAAACTATAGAAGACGAAGCTAAGGACATTTGTGACTTAATTGATGTAGAGGCTGAAAAAAAGAAAGAACTTGCAAGTACATATCATTTCTTCTCAAACAAAATGAACGAAATGGCGGATGCAGAAGTACAGCTAAAAAGTGACATTTCCCATGGAAAAGCAGAGGTTGAACATATAGAGCTTGAGAAAAAATCATATGAGATTTATTTAGTTGAAGATGCAATTAAGAAATCGAAAGAAGAACTTGAATGTATTCAAGAACAACTAGAGGATGTAAACTCAAAAATGGAGAAACAGCAATACGAGTTTAATCTTCAGCAAGGTGCTAGAGAATATGAAGTTATCGAAGAAAAGTTACAAGAAAAAGCTGAGAAGTTGCAAATGATGAAAAATGCAACAAAAGACCAGGAAGAGCTTTTAAAAGAACTTAATCGTATAGAGTACTCATTGAAGTGCTTCTATTCACATGAAATTGAAGCTATCGATAATGAAATGAAAAACTTTGCAATAGAACTTAAGAATTTTGTGACTCGAAAAGAAGAATTAGTAAAACTGACTAAACAAAAAAATGAGCAAAAAAGTGAATTAAATTCCGATAAGGGTGAATTGAAGGCAAAAACTGAAGAGTTTTATCGATATGAAAAAAAGGTTTACAGTGAGCTAGGAATCAACTTTAATAGAAATCCATTATTAAATGAATTGAATCAAGATGATATCGATAAGAAGATTAGAGATTTTAATAATGAACATAGTATTCTGGAAAGTGATTATACAAACTGCAAAGAGAATCTTGAGCAAAGTTATAAACAAACTGAAATAGTTAAAGTGAATCAGTCTAGTTTAAATATGAAATTGATGAATATTAAAGAAGAGCGTTCAACTAATGAAAATTTGATTAATCAGTACGAAGAAAAAAAGAATGCTATTAGAACAATTATTTCTACTTATTGCCAAAATGAAGGTTCAGTATTCGACCAAGTTACCATATTGACCCGATTGAGAAAGCAATATGCACAGTGGAATCAAAAAGCAATTACGAGTGAAATGGAAATTAATGAAATATCCAAGATGATTAATGGTTTGAAAGAAGGTATTAGTTATCTTCCAACGACTTTGATTCATTTACTTAAAAATAATGATTTGGATATATTCACTGGAGAACAGTACCTTAGAGAGTTGTCATCTGCGGATAGAGAAAAAATTATTTCTCTTAATTCATTGTTGCCCTATGGTCTTATTGTCACAGAAAAAGAACGACAAATTATAGAAGAACTCACCGAAAATAAAGACATTAGCCAATTGATACCATTATTTAGTCATTCAGATAAAGAAACTAGAATCGAATTAGGTGGCAATCAAATATTATCCAACCCATCTTTATTAAAATATGATGAAGATGCATTGAGAGCTCATATTGATAAAATTGAAAAACAAAAAGAACAGTTAGCTGTTGAAAAAAGTGCAGCTGTAAAATCAGCAGAGTGTTATTTAAGCTTGATAAATTCAGTTGAAAGCTTTAAATTCACAAAAGAATATGAAAAAGAGCTGTATTATATACGTGATGAGATTGCTAATAAAATTGAAAAAAATGTTATTGAACAAGAAGAATGTCAGAACCTAATGAATCAATTAACTCAGGATATTGATGTGCTTAAAGAAAAACAACAGCAAATTGAGACTGGTATTAATAAGTGGAAAGTAAATATTAATCTATTAAACGAGTATATCGAAAAAAACAAACAATTTGTCAAAGAACTAGAATCTTTAAATCAAATCATGTCCTTAATAGAAACCATTGATAAAGGGATAAAGAAGTTAAGTGATGAGTTAATATTAGTTGAAAAAATGATTAATGATGTTAATGTTAAGCATTCATTAAAAGATGTAAATTTAAAAGATGTTAAGAAAAAGTATGAGCTATATCAAAATTCAGTTGAAGATGTAATAATTAACGAGATGGAATCTGAACTTGAAGGTAGATTAAAGGCATGCAAAGCAAAGATTACAGATAATGTTGAACAAATAAATGAACAGCTACAGAAAATTCAAAAGGACATAGATCGATCAAACCATAATCTTGAACGTTATGGCTTAAACTTTGCAGATGTGAGAGACATTAGATACTCTGAAATTATTGAAAAAGAATTACATAATCAGATAATCGAGCTAAAAAGAGAAAAAGAAAAGCAAGACAAGACTTCTAATGAAATAGATAAGAAGATTTCTGGGTTTGATGCGGTTAAAAATGAGAAATATAAAAGATTAAATGGAAGTACAATAATTGATAAGAGTGAAATTAAAGGCGACTTCGATGAAAGGCAATTAAAGCTGAATAAACATATTGATTTACTTATTATTGAAGTTGATTTGTTGTTGTCCAAAAAATCACTTTTATCAAATATGAATACTTTAATTGGTGCTAAAGTTGATAACATCTCAAAGATTCAATATAACTCTGAAGTTTCGATTCAAATAGACGAGAATACAGAATCAAAAATCAGGGAGTTAATTAGCCAATTTATTGGCGCAACAATAAAAACTTCAAGGTTAATAGGTGATTTTGAGAAAACATGTAAGAAAGTCAAGGACAGTTATCTAGACATAGTTGCTGGAACTGTGCAGGAAGCGATTAAAGGTATTTATACACAAATAGATAACCTTGAGCGAAGCTACGATAAATATTATTATTTGACTGAGCGTATAGCTTTTTATGATGAATTACTTGGTAACACTATGAAATTAATGCAAACTAAAATAGATCAACTTGTTCATAGTAAAAATGATTTGATTGAACACGCGTATTTGGAAGCTAAAAACGTTTATGATGAAATACCTAAGGTCGTTGATAATTCAAGTATAGAAATCGATGGTGCTAAAAAGAAAATTTTGGATATCCAATATGATAAGATTCAAAGCGATGAAATAGCAAAAGAAAGAATAAAAGATCATATATTGATATGTCTCGATAGTATAACTCATGAAATAAAAAACAATGAAGATGAAAGTAGAATAAGAAAGAACGTCATTAAGATTCTTTCTACTAAAGAATTGCTTAATATAATTAGTAATCTTGAAAATTTCAAAGTGAAAGCATACAAGGTTGATATTAATGAGAAAAACAGAAAAATGATGTCTTGGGAAGATCTCATCGTAAAAAATTCCGGTGGAGAAAAATTCGTCGCTTACTTTTCATTATTGGTGGCGTTGATTTCCTATAGTAGGAAAAACACTCATAATATTGATTTGTTTAAGAAAAAAGAAGAAAGTAAAGTCTTGATAATGGATAACCCATTTGGTCCTATTACATCAGGACATTTACTGAAGCCTATGTTTGATATCGCTAAGAAATATAATACACAATTAATTTGTTTATCAGATATAAAAGAAGGCGCTGTTATAAATAGCTTTAACTTGGTTTACAACATTAAGATTCGACAGAATATGATGAGGCAGGAATATCTTGATATCGAGGAAAATAACTTTGCAGATCTAAAGACAAATGAAAAACTAGAAAAGGCTTATTTATATAGTAAATCAACACAGATGAGTTTGTTGGATGAGTAA
- a CDS encoding DUF6361 family protein: MQIGFIDFSKEERNKVLATLKLLGVQTALDELGVGSIRDAYSDILFPGISTIQTRAKYFVLIPYLFEKASKQKLSNGNEFHRWINDSEDKLVETLLRNSDDEETGIIGKNALRQKRSVKMKPSSIYWNGLRTFEIVRSSGISLSAACNVAWSEERKNDETDIKTDGETFDDDTAGHGNMVLFSPITAESDFVKTASIELTIKEAKFLESRILNATMSKNTLLSYLLKNKMNCNSFDEIPTVDLPDIISEDYQRAKSFADFIIGAHIRYNVIFSNYEDEDMIFEFNEWRTEFISKEFDLTNILERIPCNYATAKFCKDFSSAVHKNDTKAIDELIVAREKAVKGERAKLCKPKEYLYNYDRPVHFYRLDYRFRTAKTIIADIIKGLEGYANV, encoded by the coding sequence ATGCAGATCGGATTTATTGATTTTTCAAAAGAGGAACGAAATAAAGTCTTGGCGACTTTGAAATTGTTAGGAGTTCAAACAGCATTAGATGAGCTTGGTGTTGGAAGTATTCGTGATGCTTACTCAGATATTTTGTTTCCTGGAATATCTACAATACAAACTAGGGCTAAATATTTTGTCCTGATACCTTATCTTTTCGAAAAAGCTTCTAAGCAGAAACTATCAAATGGCAACGAGTTTCATCGATGGATCAATGATAGTGAAGATAAATTGGTAGAGACATTATTGCGAAACAGTGATGATGAGGAAACCGGTATCATTGGGAAAAATGCTTTAAGACAAAAGAGATCGGTGAAGATGAAGCCTTCAAGTATATATTGGAATGGACTCCGGACATTTGAGATAGTTCGGAGTTCGGGTATTTCCTTAAGTGCTGCATGTAATGTTGCATGGTCAGAAGAGCGTAAAAATGATGAAACAGACATTAAAACAGATGGAGAAACATTTGATGATGATACAGCTGGACATGGAAATATGGTCCTTTTTTCTCCTATCACAGCAGAAAGTGATTTTGTGAAAACAGCTTCGATCGAGTTGACTATCAAGGAAGCCAAATTTTTAGAATCACGAATTTTGAATGCGACAATGTCAAAGAATACGCTACTATCTTACTTGCTTAAAAATAAAATGAACTGCAATAGTTTTGATGAAATTCCGACTGTTGATTTACCAGATATTATAAGTGAAGACTACCAACGTGCAAAAAGTTTTGCAGATTTTATTATTGGAGCCCATATTCGTTATAATGTTATTTTTTCGAATTATGAGGATGAAGATATGATTTTCGAATTTAATGAATGGAGAACTGAATTTATAAGTAAGGAATTTGATTTAACTAATATATTAGAACGTATTCCATGTAATTACGCAACAGCCAAGTTTTGTAAAGATTTCAGTTCGGCAGTTCATAAGAATGATACTAAAGCTATTGATGAACTAATTGTAGCGAGGGAAAAAGCTGTTAAGGGTGAACGCGCAAAATTGTGTAAGCCTAAAGAATATCTTTACAATTATGACAGACCAGTGCACTTTTATCGGTTGGACTATCGTTTTAGAACTGCAAAGACAATCATTGCTGATATTATTAAAGGATTGGAGGGATATGCTAATGTTTGA
- a CDS encoding vWA domain-containing protein, whose translation MKKGLTELVFILDRSGSMSGLESDTIGGFNSVLNKQKVEDGEANITTVLFDDKYELLHDRYNLEKIAEMTEKEYFVRGSTALLDAIGKTINKIGNAQKFSVDDERAEKVMVVIITDGMENASIEYKHGQIKKMIERQKNKYGWEFIFLGANIDAVEAAGRFGISEDRAANYHADSEGTMLNYEVISETVSMMRSKRSIDSRWKDRIEKDYETRERR comes from the coding sequence ATGAAAAAAGGATTAACAGAATTAGTTTTCATTCTAGACCGTAGTGGCTCAATGAGTGGGCTCGAAAGTGACACAATTGGTGGGTTTAATAGTGTGTTAAACAAGCAAAAAGTTGAAGATGGTGAAGCGAATATTACTACAGTACTATTTGATGATAAATATGAACTGCTTCATGACCGTTATAATCTTGAAAAAATAGCTGAAATGACAGAAAAGGAATACTTTGTCAGGGGAAGCACTGCATTACTAGATGCCATTGGTAAAACGATTAATAAAATAGGGAATGCACAAAAGTTTTCTGTAGATGATGAACGCGCTGAAAAAGTGATGGTTGTTATCATCACTGATGGTATGGAGAATGCGAGTATAGAATATAAGCACGGCCAAATTAAAAAGATGATTGAACGCCAGAAAAACAAATATGGCTGGGAATTTATATTTTTAGGCGCAAATATTGATGCTGTTGAAGCAGCTGGCCGTTTTGGTATTTCTGAAGACAGAGCCGCTAATTATCACGCTGATAGTGAGGGCACGATGCTTAACTACGAAGTAATCAGTGAGACAGTAAGTATGATGCGTTCAAAGCGTTCAATTGATTCTAGATGGAAAGATAGAATTGAGAAAGACTATGAAACCAGAGAAAGGCGGTAA
- a CDS encoding phospholipase D family protein: MLMFDAANNRLSYSEMLQPEIGYELDFAVGLTYSLDLEALLGIPVSFGLLDEVDSSLMRSPFYLLEAIRKSSDRLAVFCNAGGISLPQNIQSVYSLLENSVFEVKLANKQNFHPKVWFAKYINKDGEAYIKLLVLSRNMTFDTSIDLCVELSGRITHRSYSKNKPLADMLTYVSKYAEKTKRQRIIELAEDIMKIKNFEIEHPFEDYEFLPIGITGYDKEKTKLFDGKYDLFAVSPFLSDDVVKNLTKGAYNKTLITRKSSITETVMNSFDSVYITKDILTDNEYGVKQDIHAKLYFTKTEEGNYLYIGSANASHNAFNNNVEFLLKLKYKPNCVGYKTIFKDFIPEDNSPYELIEAVPEAVLADKTQVAIDKAIKDAIYAIKGAEAIQNGDVYDIFVKTKEIKSTETIKITPMQRKNMFRNLQQETVFEGILVKELSEFYILEVQDQKVVIMIRTKGIPKDRDDAIYKSIIDSKAKFLSYISLILAENYAAGVLEETEYLRLMMGNENEVNEAPVISAIYEKMLKVVHQNPSRLKEIADVIRRLDENIIGDDFIAMYTQFENAARRLLK; this comes from the coding sequence ATGCTAATGTTTGATGCAGCGAACAATCGTTTAAGCTATAGCGAAATGCTTCAACCAGAGATTGGGTATGAGCTTGATTTTGCTGTGGGACTCACTTATTCCCTAGATCTTGAAGCGTTATTAGGGATACCAGTTTCATTTGGGTTACTGGATGAAGTTGATTCAAGTTTGATGCGAAGCCCTTTCTACCTACTTGAGGCTATTAGAAAAAGTAGTGATCGCTTAGCTGTTTTTTGTAATGCAGGAGGTATTTCACTTCCGCAGAATATACAGAGTGTTTATTCACTATTAGAAAATAGTGTGTTTGAAGTAAAACTAGCCAATAAGCAAAACTTTCATCCAAAAGTTTGGTTTGCTAAATATATCAATAAAGATGGAGAAGCATATATCAAGTTGCTAGTTCTTAGCCGGAATATGACGTTTGATACCAGTATCGATTTATGCGTAGAACTAAGTGGTAGAATAACACATAGATCATATTCTAAAAATAAGCCACTTGCTGATATGCTAACATATGTAAGTAAATATGCAGAAAAGACTAAAAGACAGCGTATTATTGAACTTGCAGAAGATATTATGAAAATCAAGAATTTTGAGATTGAACATCCTTTTGAAGATTATGAATTCTTACCCATCGGAATTACAGGTTATGACAAAGAAAAGACGAAGCTTTTTGATGGAAAATATGATTTGTTTGCTGTATCACCATTTTTGAGCGATGATGTAGTAAAAAATCTTACCAAAGGCGCTTATAATAAGACTTTAATAACGCGTAAATCTTCAATAACAGAAACGGTGATGAACAGTTTTGATAGCGTATATATTACGAAGGATATTTTAACTGACAATGAGTATGGGGTGAAGCAGGATATTCACGCTAAGTTGTATTTCACAAAAACTGAAGAAGGTAATTATCTTTACATAGGTTCAGCCAACGCATCCCATAATGCATTTAATAATAATGTGGAGTTTCTGCTTAAACTGAAGTATAAGCCCAATTGTGTCGGATATAAAACTATTTTTAAAGATTTTATTCCAGAGGATAATAGCCCTTATGAACTGATTGAAGCAGTACCAGAAGCAGTTCTAGCAGATAAAACTCAAGTGGCAATTGATAAAGCTATTAAAGATGCAATTTATGCAATAAAAGGGGCAGAAGCGATTCAGAATGGTGATGTATACGATATTTTTGTGAAAACAAAAGAGATTAAATCTACTGAGACGATTAAGATTACACCGATGCAACGAAAGAACATGTTTCGAAATCTACAGCAGGAAACGGTTTTTGAAGGAATTTTAGTTAAAGAGCTGAGTGAGTTCTATATTTTGGAAGTGCAAGATCAAAAGGTTGTCATTATGATTAGAACCAAAGGTATACCAAAAGACCGTGACGATGCCATATACAAAAGTATTATTGATTCAAAAGCTAAATTTCTATCCTATATATCTCTTATTCTTGCGGAAAATTATGCAGCTGGAGTTTTGGAAGAGACTGAGTATCTACGGTTAATGATGGGAAATGAGAACGAAGTGAATGAGGCACCTGTAATCTCAGCTATCTATGAAAAAATGTTGAAAGTCGTTCATCAGAATCCATCTAGATTGAAAGAAATAGCTGATGTGATTAGGCGTTTAGACGAAAATATCATCGGCGATGATTTTATAGCAATGTATACTCAGTTTGAGAATGCGGCAAGGAGGTTGCTCAAATGA
- a CDS encoding ADP-ribosylglycohydrolase family protein — protein MKPEKGGNNMIGAIIGDIVGSRFEFDNHRSTEFELFTEDCFITDDSIMTLAVAKAIMETDKSFLSEQIYNRQEENYLDRLSVNVVAVMQEIGKNYPDCGYGGSFGVWIFSNNPQPYGSYGNGAAMRISPVCKIAQSVDEVKLLSKAITGISHNHQEGIKGAEATAMAAYLAKTGYNKELIRKYIEEHYYALKFTLDEIRDSYIFNETCQETVPQAIKAFLESESFEDAIRKAISIGGDSDTVAAITGGIAEVYYGVPEKLIEKALTYMDDNLLEIYYEWYGITR, from the coding sequence ATGAAACCAGAGAAAGGCGGTAATAATATGATTGGTGCTATTATTGGAGATATCGTTGGTTCACGATTTGAATTTGATAATCACAGATCCACAGAGTTTGAATTATTTACAGAAGATTGTTTTATTACCGATGATTCTATTATGACATTGGCTGTTGCTAAGGCAATAATGGAAACAGATAAAAGCTTTCTATCTGAGCAAATATATAATAGACAAGAAGAAAATTATCTAGATAGGTTGTCTGTAAATGTAGTAGCAGTTATGCAAGAGATTGGAAAAAACTATCCAGATTGTGGCTATGGAGGCAGTTTTGGAGTATGGATTTTTAGTAATAATCCACAGCCATATGGTAGCTATGGTAATGGCGCAGCTATGAGAATTAGCCCAGTATGCAAAATTGCACAATCAGTTGATGAGGTGAAGTTACTTTCAAAGGCTATAACAGGTATCAGCCATAATCATCAAGAAGGCATAAAAGGTGCTGAAGCAACGGCAATGGCTGCTTATTTGGCGAAAACTGGATATAATAAAGAACTGATCAGAAAATACATTGAAGAACATTATTATGCTCTTAAGTTTACACTTGATGAGATTCGTGATTCTTATATCTTTAACGAGACCTGCCAAGAGACTGTGCCACAAGCAATTAAAGCCTTTCTTGAATCAGAATCTTTTGAAGATGCAATCAGAAAAGCTATATCTATAGGTGGAGACAGTGATACTGTTGCTGCTATAACAGGTGGTATAGCCGAAGTATATTATGGTGTTCCAGAGAAGTTAATAGAAAAAGCATTAACGTATATGGATGATAATCTGTTAGAAATATATTACGAGTGGTATGGTATTACCCGATAA